In Actinomyces weissii, a genomic segment contains:
- the mtrB gene encoding MtrAB system histidine kinase MtrB translates to MTPQERQGGWRNLLVIKPLRHSVTMRLTVMAVGIGGSMIILLLLLVTSHIRSDIFDNKRDAVLQDAHTRAQVAQADLDSATIASSDDVAVTVQKEIARIRDSFAAAGGVGVVLKRASDEDSGTVINDLATDSNLSQLVTSELVAQVEGSGPGVEHWQSIRLPAASGYSPGMVVGSQINLPMAGKHDLYLIYTLAPEQRVLTVTARAMTVASLGFATVLIVMVFTMAWRVLLPVRQTSLAAQRLARGVLTERLAVHGADELAALARSFNAMADNIEEQIKRYDELSQLQRRFVSDVSHELRTPLTTIRLAGEQIFQAREDFDDPVLQRSAVILFGQLERFGNMLEDLLAISRIDAGASALHLKEVDMEELVKDVLSLAAPLAAEKSTEVRLHAPGSPVRVALDRTRVERIIRNLVINALEHGEGKPVDVTVAQNDGAVAVRVRDHGVGMSERVVAHVFDRFFRADPSRKRTTGGTGLGLSISQEDATLHGGELTAWGWPGDGSSFLLTLPRVPGEPIYEHPLQVVPEDASKAAQETAVSPTRPAGRSLQQFSPPAVVRRPEIVPPPRQQPRGPVTRYADATGVNPPVVVTAEPVDDTDETLAAVEGLLKAAGLEARSAQRLRAPVNSRGVTAVPASGQAGRGLQHAPTPEDPEVHSGKR, encoded by the coding sequence ATGACCCCCCAGGAACGGCAAGGAGGTTGGCGGAACCTCCTGGTCATCAAGCCTCTGCGCCACTCCGTGACCATGCGGCTGACCGTGATGGCGGTCGGTATCGGCGGCTCCATGATCATCCTGCTGCTGCTGCTGGTCACCAGCCACATCCGCAGTGACATCTTCGACAACAAGCGTGATGCTGTCCTGCAGGACGCGCACACCCGTGCGCAGGTGGCCCAGGCGGACCTGGACTCCGCCACGATCGCCTCCAGCGACGACGTCGCCGTGACCGTGCAGAAGGAGATCGCCCGCATCCGCGACTCCTTCGCCGCCGCGGGAGGCGTGGGCGTGGTCCTGAAGCGGGCCAGCGACGAGGACTCGGGGACCGTCATCAACGACCTGGCCACCGACAGCAACCTGTCCCAGCTGGTGACCAGCGAGCTGGTCGCTCAGGTGGAGGGCTCCGGGCCGGGTGTGGAGCACTGGCAGTCGATCCGCCTGCCAGCTGCTAGCGGCTACTCCCCAGGGATGGTGGTGGGATCGCAGATCAACCTGCCCATGGCGGGCAAGCACGACCTGTACCTCATCTACACCCTGGCCCCCGAGCAGCGCGTGCTGACCGTCACCGCCCGGGCCATGACCGTGGCCAGCCTCGGTTTCGCTACCGTGCTGATCGTCATGGTCTTCACCATGGCCTGGCGCGTGCTGCTACCGGTGAGACAGACCTCCCTGGCCGCCCAGCGCCTGGCCAGGGGGGTCCTCACCGAGCGCCTGGCCGTGCACGGGGCTGACGAGCTGGCCGCCCTGGCCCGCTCCTTCAACGCCATGGCGGACAACATCGAGGAGCAGATCAAGCGCTACGACGAGCTCTCCCAGCTGCAGCGGCGCTTCGTCTCCGACGTCTCCCACGAGCTGCGCACCCCCCTGACCACCATCCGCCTGGCCGGGGAGCAGATCTTCCAGGCCCGGGAGGACTTTGACGACCCGGTGCTCCAGCGCAGCGCCGTGATCCTGTTCGGGCAGCTGGAGCGCTTCGGCAACATGCTGGAGGACCTGCTGGCCATCTCCCGGATCGACGCCGGCGCCTCCGCCCTGCACCTCAAGGAGGTGGACATGGAGGAGCTGGTCAAGGACGTGCTCTCCCTGGCCGCCCCCCTGGCCGCCGAGAAGAGCACCGAGGTGCGTCTGCACGCCCCCGGCAGCCCGGTGCGGGTCGCCCTGGACCGCACCCGGGTGGAGCGGATCATCCGCAACCTGGTCATCAACGCCCTGGAGCACGGTGAGGGCAAGCCGGTGGACGTGACCGTGGCGCAGAACGACGGCGCGGTGGCAGTGCGGGTGCGAGACCACGGGGTCGGCATGAGCGAGCGCGTGGTGGCCCACGTCTTCGACCGCTTCTTCCGGGCCGACCCCTCCCGCAAGCGCACTACCGGCGGCACCGGCCTGGGCCTGTCCATCTCCCAGGAGGACGCCACCCTGCACGGCGGCGAGCTGACCGCCTGGGGGTGGCCGGGGGACGGCTCCTCCTTCCTGCTGACCCTGCCGCGGGTGCCCGGCGAGCCTATCTACGAGCACCCCCTCCAGGTGGTGCCGGAGGACGCCTCCAAGGCGGCCCAGGAGACGGCGGTGAGCCCTACCCGGCCCGCTGGCCGCAGCCTGCAGCAGTTCTCGCCCCCGGCCGTAGTGCGCCGCCCGGAGATCGTGCCGCCGCCGCGCCAGCAGCCGCGGGGCCCCGTGACCCGCTACGCCGACGCCACCGGCGTCAACCCACCCGTAGTGGTGACCGCTGAGCCCGTGGACGACACGGACGAGACCCTGGCGGCGGTGGAGGGACTGCTCAAGGCGGCGGGCCTGGAGGCCCGGTCGGCGCAGCGCCTGCGGGCACCGGTCAACAGCCGGGGCGTGACGGCGGTGCCGGCTTCCGGCCAGGCAGGGCGCGGGCTCCAGCACGCCCCCACACCCGAGGACCCGGAGGTGCACAGTGGTAAGCGTTGA
- a CDS encoding GerMN domain-containing protein, producing MVSVEPQPSARWSGRAGPGRRDFLGLLAAAAGTAGLGGCVTLPSSGRVHRAEVAAGQQSALVQTADLPLVGAEPPEIVAGFLRACAVGPNDSFATARHYLLGPLSSSWWPEKLVRLYPHLDSPSITLGESGAVQVTVPVQAEVDAEGVYRANEEPEGSSLQLSYTLTRDADNQWRIAQAPEGVLLPAYSFSSSFICVPVLFLTPDGSHWVADARWVPARNAISRVVSRILGGPSEHLQAVVAPLPLTDLELKQPKGLAVVSGVATVELRSTARHPAGLLAQLAAQIHMSLSALDVVEEVRVLVNDELVPPAPGLPDPFADPGRVVLLEGSSVVRGLGGAREALTDLSVLGGDGVSHPVLGPDHALYAVNGRSMMRLVLGAGNAAAIYSTTDPHSSRDVLLPPVVDADGWVWTGREGRLSVVNGWGAAHNLEAGWLKGEVTAFDLSAEAGRVALVVATPEGARVVVCTVRREGGDAHPRALVGPQWLTAPGATEVAWADPVTVAVLMTDEDGGHGVLRLHVVGGPYEDVSTVTGVTALAGNRTNGTLLACDSHSVLWRRSGASWHEADTGCRYPSYPLPGTAAY from the coding sequence GTGGTAAGCGTTGAGCCGCAGCCTTCTGCCCGGTGGAGCGGGCGGGCTGGTCCTGGCCGCCGTGACTTCCTGGGCCTGCTGGCTGCGGCTGCGGGAACGGCTGGGCTGGGGGGCTGCGTGACCCTGCCCAGCTCCGGGAGGGTGCACCGCGCTGAGGTCGCTGCCGGGCAGCAGTCGGCCCTGGTGCAGACCGCCGACCTGCCGCTCGTGGGTGCCGAGCCCCCCGAGATCGTGGCAGGTTTCCTGCGGGCCTGCGCCGTCGGCCCGAACGACTCCTTCGCCACCGCTCGCCACTACCTGCTGGGGCCGCTGTCCTCGAGCTGGTGGCCGGAGAAGCTGGTGCGCCTGTACCCCCACCTGGACTCTCCCAGCATCACCCTGGGGGAGTCCGGGGCCGTGCAGGTCACCGTGCCGGTGCAGGCTGAGGTGGACGCTGAGGGCGTCTACCGGGCGAATGAGGAGCCGGAGGGCAGCTCCCTGCAGCTCTCCTACACCTTGACGCGGGACGCGGACAACCAGTGGCGTATCGCGCAGGCTCCGGAAGGGGTGCTGCTGCCTGCCTACTCCTTCAGCTCCAGCTTCATCTGCGTGCCGGTGCTCTTCCTGACCCCTGACGGCAGCCACTGGGTCGCGGACGCCCGCTGGGTGCCTGCGCGCAACGCCATCAGCCGGGTTGTCAGCCGGATACTGGGGGGGCCCTCCGAGCACCTGCAGGCTGTGGTGGCACCCCTGCCGCTGACGGACCTGGAGCTTAAGCAGCCCAAGGGGCTCGCGGTGGTCAGCGGGGTGGCGACGGTCGAGCTGCGTTCCACGGCGCGGCACCCGGCGGGGCTCCTGGCCCAGCTGGCCGCCCAGATCCACATGAGCCTGTCCGCCCTCGACGTCGTCGAGGAGGTGCGGGTGCTGGTCAACGACGAGCTGGTGCCGCCTGCGCCGGGGCTGCCGGACCCCTTCGCCGACCCCGGGCGGGTGGTGCTGCTGGAGGGCAGCTCGGTGGTCCGGGGCCTGGGTGGGGCCCGGGAGGCGCTCACCGACCTTTCTGTCCTGGGAGGCGACGGCGTGAGCCACCCGGTGCTGGGGCCTGACCACGCGCTCTACGCCGTCAACGGGCGCAGCATGATGCGCCTGGTGCTGGGGGCCGGGAACGCCGCCGCCATCTACTCGACCACCGACCCGCACTCGAGTCGGGACGTGCTGCTGCCCCCGGTGGTGGACGCCGACGGCTGGGTGTGGACCGGTCGGGAAGGGCGGCTGTCCGTGGTCAACGGCTGGGGCGCTGCCCACAACCTGGAGGCCGGCTGGCTGAAGGGGGAGGTGACGGCCTTCGACCTGTCGGCTGAGGCCGGGCGGGTGGCCCTGGTGGTCGCTACCCCGGAGGGGGCGCGGGTGGTTGTCTGCACGGTGCGCCGCGAGGGCGGTGACGCGCACCCCAGGGCCCTGGTGGGGCCGCAGTGGCTGACCGCGCCGGGGGCTACTGAGGTGGCCTGGGCCGACCCGGTGACGGTGGCGGTGCTGATGACTGACGAGGACGGCGGTCACGGGGTGCTGCGGCTGCACGTGGTCGGGGGGCCTTATGAGGACGTCTCCACGGTTACGGGGGTGACGGCGCTGGCGGGCAACCGCACCAACGGGACCCTGCTGGCCTGTGACTCCCACTCGGTGCTGTGGCGGCGCAGTGGCGCCTCCTGGCACGAGGCGGACACCGGTTGCCGTTACCCCTCCTACCCCCTTCCCGGAACCGCCGCCTACTAG